In Phaeobacter inhibens DSM 16374, the following proteins share a genomic window:
- a CDS encoding class I SAM-dependent RNA methyltransferase has product MTHAARTTATIIRLGHQGDGVAEGPLFAPRILPGETVSGIRDGHQLSDIRIENPSEARVQAPCRHYKSCGGCQLQHATDDFVAGWKIDIVRNALAAQGLETEFRPIHTSPPQSRRRATLSVRRTKKGAMAGFHGRASGVITEIPDCQLLAPQLLSAIPMAEALAMVGASRKAPLSVTVTLSEVGVDVLVTNGKPLDGPLRIALAQVVDAHHIARLTWEDELIGMEQAPTQPFGPAHVCPPPGAFLQATRDGEAALLAAVKDCVVGAKRIVDLFAGCGTFTLPLAKNAEVHAVESESSMLRALDAGWRQAKGLKKVTTETRDLFRNPLLAEDLNPFGAAFDVAVIDPPRAGAEAQATQLVTARTKRVAYVSCNPVTFARDAKILTDGGYRLDWVQVVDQFRWSSHCELAASFSYVG; this is encoded by the coding sequence ATGACACATGCAGCTAGAACCACAGCCACAATCATTCGTCTGGGCCATCAGGGCGACGGGGTCGCCGAGGGCCCGCTTTTTGCACCGCGTATTCTGCCGGGAGAGACCGTCAGCGGCATTCGCGACGGGCACCAGCTCAGCGATATCCGCATCGAGAACCCGTCGGAGGCACGCGTCCAGGCGCCTTGTCGGCACTATAAATCCTGTGGTGGCTGTCAGCTGCAACATGCGACGGATGATTTTGTCGCGGGCTGGAAAATCGACATCGTTCGTAACGCGCTGGCGGCGCAGGGGCTTGAGACAGAGTTTCGCCCGATCCACACCTCACCGCCACAATCGCGCCGTCGCGCCACGCTGTCAGTGCGCCGCACCAAAAAGGGGGCGATGGCCGGGTTCCACGGGCGCGCCTCCGGGGTGATCACTGAAATTCCTGACTGCCAATTGCTGGCGCCGCAGCTGCTGTCCGCCATCCCCATGGCTGAGGCATTGGCCATGGTCGGCGCCAGTCGCAAGGCGCCGCTGTCGGTGACCGTGACCCTGTCGGAAGTCGGCGTGGACGTGCTGGTTACCAATGGCAAACCGCTGGACGGTCCGTTGCGTATTGCGCTGGCACAGGTTGTTGATGCCCATCATATCGCACGTCTGACCTGGGAGGACGAGTTGATCGGTATGGAGCAGGCGCCAACCCAACCGTTTGGACCGGCCCATGTCTGCCCGCCGCCTGGTGCGTTTCTGCAGGCCACGCGCGACGGTGAAGCGGCGCTTCTTGCGGCGGTTAAGGACTGTGTGGTCGGTGCGAAACGTATCGTTGATCTATTTGCCGGCTGCGGCACCTTCACTCTGCCACTTGCGAAAAATGCAGAGGTGCACGCGGTCGAGAGCGAAAGCAGCATGCTGCGGGCGCTTGACGCTGGCTGGCGACAGGCCAAGGGGCTGAAAAAGGTCACAACCGAAACCCGCGATCTGTTTCGCAATCCGCTGCTGGCAGAGGATCTCAATCCCTTTGGGGCGGCGTTTGATGTCGCCGTGATTGACCCGCCCCGTGCGGGTGCCGAAGCACAGGCAACGCAGCTGGTTACTGCACGGACCAAGCGGGTTGCCTATGTGTCCTGCAATCCCGTTACCTTTGCCCGTGATGCCAAGATTCTGACGGATGGCGGCTACCGTCTGGATTGGGTACAGGTGGTCGATCAATTCCGCTGGTCTTCGCATTGCGAACTGGCGGCCAGCTTTTCCTACGTGGGGTGA
- a CDS encoding ion transporter: MSISAKQSLTQRLGTLISSDGFGNFITAVILINAVTLGMETSDTIMSRFGAAVLFIDQLCLAIFVVELLAKIWVQRLRFFLRGWNIFDFVIVSIAFLPGAQGMSVLRALRILRVLRVISVAPRLRRVVEGFITALPGMGSVFLLMAIIFYIGSVIATKLFAESFPDWFGNLALSAYSLFQIMTLESWSMGIVRPVMEIYPYAWAFFVPFIMVTTFAVVNLLVGLIVNSMQDAHHEEEGERTDAYRDLVLARLEAIEQQISALQPPHEKK; this comes from the coding sequence GTGAGCATCAGCGCAAAACAATCCCTGACCCAGCGGCTCGGGACTCTTATTTCCAGCGATGGCTTTGGCAACTTCATCACGGCTGTGATCCTGATCAATGCGGTCACTCTGGGGATGGAAACCTCGGATACGATCATGTCCCGGTTTGGGGCTGCTGTTCTCTTCATTGATCAGCTGTGCCTGGCGATTTTTGTAGTCGAGCTGTTGGCGAAAATTTGGGTGCAGCGGCTGCGGTTTTTCCTGCGCGGCTGGAATATCTTCGACTTTGTGATTGTCAGCATCGCCTTTCTGCCTGGTGCGCAGGGAATGTCGGTGCTGCGGGCGCTGCGCATCCTGCGGGTGCTGCGCGTCATCTCCGTCGCGCCGCGTCTGCGCCGCGTGGTTGAAGGTTTCATCACCGCATTGCCGGGCATGGGGTCGGTGTTCCTGCTTATGGCGATCATTTTCTACATCGGGTCAGTGATTGCGACGAAGCTCTTTGCAGAGAGTTTTCCTGACTGGTTCGGCAATCTTGCGCTAAGCGCCTATTCGCTGTTCCAGATCATGACCTTGGAAAGCTGGTCCATGGGGATCGTGCGCCCGGTGATGGAGATCTACCCCTATGCCTGGGCTTTCTTCGTGCCGTTCATCATGGTGACCACCTTTGCGGTTGTGAACCTGTTGGTTGGTCTGATCGTGAATTCCATGCAGGATGCCCATCACGAGGAAGAGGGTGAGCGCACCGATGCCTATCGCGATCTGGTTTTGGCCCGGTTAGAGGCAATTGAGCAGCAGATCTCGGCCTTGCAGCCGCCGCACGAGAAGAAGTGA
- a CDS encoding L,D-transpeptidase family protein translates to MDRRTFGLGAAATLGLAGCSSGPSKFRSYNGPEVTSVVVNKGARKVYLLHHEDVLREYDMELGFAPLGHKQIEGDGKTPEGTYLIDRRNPNSRYHLSIGISYPNGQDRAKAAAMGKKPGGEIFIHGEPNNAKERKRAARVDDWTAGCIAVTNDEIEEIYAMVRDGTVITLRP, encoded by the coding sequence ATGGACAGACGTACATTCGGACTGGGCGCCGCGGCGACCCTTGGGCTGGCGGGCTGCAGCTCCGGTCCAAGCAAATTTCGCAGCTACAACGGGCCCGAGGTGACCTCGGTCGTCGTGAACAAGGGCGCGCGTAAGGTCTATCTTCTGCATCATGAGGATGTTCTGCGCGAATATGATATGGAGCTGGGCTTTGCTCCACTTGGTCACAAGCAGATCGAAGGTGATGGTAAAACACCCGAGGGCACCTATCTGATTGACCGGCGCAATCCAAATAGCCGCTATCACCTCTCAATCGGGATCTCCTATCCCAACGGGCAGGACCGGGCAAAAGCTGCGGCAATGGGCAAAAAACCGGGAGGTGAGATTTTCATCCATGGTGAGCCCAATAATGCAAAAGAGCGTAAGCGTGCGGCGCGCGTGGACGACTGGACCGCGGGCTGCATTGCTGTCACCAATGATGAGATCGAAGAGATCTATGCGATGGTGCGCGATGGAACGGTGATCACCCTGCGCCCCTGA
- a CDS encoding CAP domain-containing protein, producing MTRVFLILIAGLMTLVAACAPAPDGSTGGNVYRIRNADKVQLRMLDSVNALREAAGRPTVQLNPQLTAAAATHSRDMSVQNRPWHFGSDGSSPLDRVARAGFAGTMIGETISETYESELQTLTAWMEQEATRSVIMDPKARTMGFSWFQESNGKIWWTLVMGS from the coding sequence ATGACACGTGTATTTCTGATCCTTATCGCCGGGCTGATGACCCTTGTCGCGGCCTGTGCCCCTGCACCCGATGGCAGCACAGGCGGCAACGTGTACCGGATCCGCAACGCCGACAAGGTGCAGCTGCGGATGCTCGATTCGGTCAACGCCCTCCGTGAAGCCGCAGGTCGTCCCACCGTTCAGCTGAACCCGCAGCTGACCGCTGCGGCGGCCACCCATTCGCGCGACATGTCGGTGCAGAACCGACCCTGGCATTTTGGCTCCGATGGCTCTTCGCCGCTGGACCGCGTGGCCCGCGCAGGCTTCGCCGGCACCATGATTGGCGAGACAATTTCGGAAACCTATGAGTCCGAGCTGCAGACGCTGACAGCTTGGATGGAACAGGAAGCAACCCGGTCTGTCATCATGGACCCCAAAGCACGCACGATGGGCTTTTCCTGGTTTCAAGAATCCAACGGCAAGATCTGGTGGACCCTGGTAATGGGCAGCTGA
- a CDS encoding L,D-transpeptidase, protein MTRSPFDTLSRRQFIAGSAFAGASLIGGGVASTGWAQDAADTVAEGFDPLRPPPEPEPPVQRNISAFRSKDWRPYFDSLRNGAVLVDIDSRALHFWSEDQSVYKLFPSSVPLSDDLTRRGRTKIIRKVDGPGWAPTPNMRKRNPEWPAYIPPGPDNPLGTHALYLSWKYYRIHGTHDTRKIGRKSSNGCIGLYNEHISELFGLTKVGTQVLLI, encoded by the coding sequence ATGACCCGCAGCCCCTTCGATACTCTCTCAAGACGGCAGTTTATTGCCGGTTCCGCGTTTGCCGGCGCCTCGCTGATTGGCGGTGGTGTTGCCAGCACAGGCTGGGCTCAGGATGCAGCGGATACCGTCGCGGAGGGGTTTGATCCCCTGCGTCCGCCGCCTGAGCCCGAACCGCCGGTGCAGCGCAATATCTCCGCCTTCCGATCCAAGGACTGGCGTCCCTACTTCGACAGCCTGCGCAACGGCGCGGTGCTGGTTGATATCGACAGTCGTGCCCTGCATTTCTGGTCTGAAGATCAAAGCGTCTATAAGTTGTTCCCATCGTCGGTACCGCTCTCTGATGATCTGACGCGGCGCGGCCGGACGAAGATCATTCGCAAGGTTGATGGACCAGGCTGGGCCCCCACACCGAACATGCGCAAACGTAATCCTGAGTGGCCGGCCTATATCCCACCGGGGCCGGACAATCCGCTCGGAACCCACGCTTTGTATCTCAGCTGGAAGTATTACCGAATCCACGGAACCCACGACACACGCAAGATCGGACGTAAGTCATCAAATGGCTGTATTGGCCTTTATAATGAGCATATTTCAGAGCTATTTGGGCTGACGAAAGTGGGCACTCAAGTGTTGCTAATTTGA
- a CDS encoding aminotransferase class III-fold pyridoxal phosphate-dependent enzyme — protein MTAIHLAEDHWAAVLHDHWGIRAELSRLDGEYDLNYRALTPDGQGYILKAMRPGCVSDLVDMQIAALAHLQNTDPGLPVPRTVAATNGELCLSLQDDTGEDRLVWVQTLLPGRCYAKSAPKSAELIREIGATLAGTTRALKDFVHPALERRFKWDLMTADWITDDITCIADDSRQQVIAEICADFSSLKSQLDALPRQAIHNDANDYNILVTGELSEPRVVSGLIDLGDMCAAPRICDLAIAAAYVVLDHPQPQRALAALVSGYHAVTPLAEEELGLLWPLLRMRLAVSVVNSTLEAKENPDDPYVTISQEPAWRFLGQPSEHPALITARLRATCGLTVVDGADRVLAYLETHSGDFFPLMGRDLTGLPMGSLSVEESTWPKNPFDMPLAEAAKVGQEFSGANGANWWLGYYREPRLVYTAPAFRKGEYLASDRRTVHLAVDVFAPAGQPLHAPLAGEVQVVEDRANHLDYGGVVILKHHTDSGDAFYTLYGHLDPECCTRLSVGDKIAKGAPFCQLGTADQNGGWAPHVHFQLALSTEGIEADWPGVADPDDLALWTALCPNPAPLLNLPAAQVSYQPTDKSTVLAGRRAHFGGNLSLTYRDPVMLLRGWKHHLFDEWGRPYLDAYNNVPHVGHAHPRIQAAAADQLKRMNSNTRYLHPAQTAFAEKILSKMPDHLEVCFFVNSGTEANELALRLARAHTGAKGMVTPDHGYHGNTTGAIDISAYKFNAKGGVGPSGWVELVEVADDYRGTYGRDDPQCAQKYADLVDPAIAKLQASGHGVAGFIAETFPSVGGQIIPPKGYLPAVYEKIRAAGGICIADEVQTGLGRLGDYYFGFEHQGAAPDIVVLGKPIGNGHPLGVLVTTRAIADSFAQGPEFFSTFGGSTLSCRIGTEVLNIVDDEGLQENARQRGADLLNGLRDLQSRHQAIGDVRGMGLFIGVELIRTDGSEASEICAYVKNRMRDHRILIGSEGPKDNILKIRPPLTIDAEGIEMILKTLDSILSELSDS, from the coding sequence ATGACTGCAATCCATTTGGCAGAAGATCACTGGGCCGCCGTCCTGCACGACCACTGGGGCATCCGTGCCGAATTGTCCCGGTTGGACGGGGAATATGACCTTAACTATCGCGCGCTCACTCCTGACGGCCAGGGCTATATCCTGAAAGCCATGCGCCCCGGCTGCGTCTCCGACCTTGTCGATATGCAAATCGCGGCTCTGGCGCATCTTCAAAACACCGATCCCGGCCTGCCGGTCCCCCGCACCGTTGCTGCAACCAACGGAGAGCTGTGCCTCAGCCTGCAGGATGACACCGGCGAAGACCGACTGGTGTGGGTGCAAACCCTGCTGCCCGGCCGCTGCTATGCCAAAAGCGCGCCGAAATCCGCAGAGCTGATCCGCGAAATCGGCGCGACCCTTGCCGGTACCACCCGCGCGCTCAAAGATTTTGTGCACCCCGCCCTGGAGCGTAGGTTCAAATGGGATTTGATGACTGCAGACTGGATCACGGATGACATCACCTGCATTGCGGATGACAGCAGGCAGCAGGTGATTGCCGAGATATGCGCCGATTTTTCATCCCTGAAATCACAGCTCGACGCCCTGCCAAGACAGGCGATCCACAATGATGCAAATGACTACAATATCCTCGTCACTGGCGAACTGTCGGAGCCTCGAGTTGTCAGCGGCCTGATTGATCTTGGCGATATGTGCGCCGCGCCACGGATCTGTGATCTCGCCATTGCGGCCGCCTATGTCGTGCTCGACCACCCCCAACCGCAGAGAGCGCTTGCGGCACTGGTGTCGGGATATCACGCTGTAACCCCGCTTGCGGAGGAAGAATTGGGTCTTCTCTGGCCGCTGCTGCGGATGCGGCTCGCCGTTAGTGTCGTCAACTCCACTCTGGAAGCAAAAGAGAACCCAGATGATCCCTATGTAACCATATCGCAGGAACCGGCCTGGCGATTTCTGGGCCAGCCGAGTGAACATCCAGCCCTGATCACAGCGCGACTGCGAGCGACCTGCGGTCTGACGGTTGTTGATGGCGCAGACCGCGTATTGGCCTATTTAGAGACGCATTCAGGTGATTTTTTCCCCCTGATGGGACGGGATCTGACGGGTCTTCCGATGGGATCTCTCTCCGTTGAAGAGTCCACTTGGCCAAAGAACCCGTTTGACATGCCGCTGGCCGAGGCCGCTAAGGTCGGGCAGGAGTTCTCCGGCGCCAATGGGGCCAATTGGTGGCTTGGCTACTATCGCGAGCCCCGTCTGGTCTACACCGCGCCGGCCTTCCGCAAGGGAGAGTATTTGGCAAGCGATCGCCGGACCGTGCATCTGGCGGTGGATGTCTTTGCACCTGCCGGACAACCGCTTCATGCCCCCTTGGCCGGGGAAGTTCAGGTGGTTGAAGATCGCGCCAATCATCTGGACTACGGTGGTGTTGTTATCCTGAAGCACCACACAGATAGCGGCGACGCATTTTATACGCTCTATGGCCACCTTGACCCGGAATGCTGCACGCGTCTGTCTGTTGGTGACAAAATCGCCAAGGGCGCACCATTTTGCCAGCTCGGCACAGCCGATCAAAACGGTGGGTGGGCGCCGCATGTTCATTTCCAGCTCGCCCTGTCAACGGAGGGGATCGAAGCTGACTGGCCCGGGGTTGCGGACCCGGATGACCTCGCACTCTGGACCGCGCTCTGCCCCAATCCGGCGCCGCTCTTGAACCTGCCCGCCGCTCAAGTGAGCTATCAGCCAACCGATAAATCAACGGTTCTGGCCGGGCGGCGCGCCCATTTTGGCGGCAACCTCAGCCTGACATACCGCGACCCGGTGATGTTGTTGCGCGGCTGGAAACATCATTTGTTCGATGAGTGGGGGCGCCCCTATCTGGACGCCTATAACAATGTCCCACATGTCGGGCATGCCCATCCGCGCATTCAGGCCGCCGCTGCCGATCAGCTAAAACGGATGAACTCCAACACCCGCTATCTGCATCCGGCACAGACTGCTTTTGCGGAAAAAATACTGTCCAAAATGCCGGATCATTTGGAGGTTTGCTTCTTCGTCAACTCCGGCACCGAAGCAAATGAGCTGGCCCTGCGCCTTGCCCGGGCGCACACCGGTGCCAAGGGAATGGTGACCCCCGATCACGGCTACCACGGCAATACAACCGGTGCGATCGACATCTCGGCCTATAAGTTCAATGCCAAGGGCGGCGTCGGCCCCTCCGGCTGGGTTGAACTGGTGGAGGTCGCGGATGACTATCGCGGCACCTATGGTCGTGATGATCCGCAGTGCGCACAAAAATACGCTGATCTGGTTGATCCCGCTATTGCGAAGCTACAGGCCAGCGGCCACGGCGTTGCTGGTTTCATCGCCGAAACCTTCCCCTCTGTTGGCGGGCAGATCATTCCGCCCAAGGGGTATCTTCCAGCCGTCTACGAGAAAATTCGGGCAGCGGGCGGGATTTGTATCGCGGATGAGGTGCAAACAGGGCTTGGGCGCTTAGGCGACTATTACTTCGGCTTTGAACATCAAGGGGCTGCACCGGATATCGTTGTTCTGGGCAAGCCGATTGGCAATGGTCATCCGCTTGGCGTCCTGGTCACCACCCGTGCCATCGCCGATAGCTTTGCACAGGGGCCGGAGTTTTTCTCAACCTTTGGCGGCTCTACCCTGTCCTGCCGGATTGGTACTGAAGTGCTGAATATTGTCGACGACGAAGGACTGCAGGAAAACGCCCGCCAGCGCGGAGCAGATTTGCTCAACGGTCTGCGTGACTTGCAGTCGCGCCATCAGGCAATCGGCGATGTACGAGGCATGGGGCTATTCATCGGGGTCGAGTTGATCCGTACCGACGGATCAGAGGCCTCCGAGATCTGCGCCTATGTCAAAAACCGGATGCGGGACCACCGCATCCTGATCGGCAGCGAAGGCCCCAAAGACAATATTCTGAAAATCCGCCCGCCGCTGACCATAGATGCAGAAGGGATCGAAATGATTCTGAAAACACTCGACAGCATCTTGTCAGAGTTGTCTGATAGCTAG